One Mycolicibacterium doricum genomic window, GCGCGTCGAAGGCGTCGGCGCCGTCGTCGGGCAGGATCGCCAACGCGGTGTCCTCGGCCATCCCCTGGCCCTTGCCGATCTCCGCCCACGCGCCCCAGGCGATCGAGGAGGCAGGCAGTCCCTGCGTCCTGCGCCAATGCGTGAACGCATCGAGCCAGCTGTTGGCGGCGGCGTAGGCGCCCTGGCCCGGAGAACCCACCATCGCGGCTGCCGAGGAGAACGAACAGAACCAGTCCAGAAGGTGGCCCTGCCCCGAATCCCGCAGCGCGGTGTGCAGGTTCCACGCGCCGTAGACCTTGGGAGCCCAGTCGCGGTGGAGCAGCTCGTCGGTGATGTTGGGCAGCGTCGCGTCCTCGACGACGGCGGCGGCGTGCAGCACACCGCGCACCGGCAGGCCGGTGGCGGTCGCCGCGGCGACCGCGCGCTGCGCGGTGGCCGGATCGGCGATGTCGCCGAGCGTCACCTCGACCTCGGTACCGCGGGCACGGATGCGGTCGATCACGCCAGCCGCTCGCGCGCTCGGGGCCGACCGGCCGTTGAGCACGATCCGGCCGCACCCTCCCGCGGCCATCCTCTCGGCCAGGAACAGTCCGAGCCCGCCCATACCGCCGGTGACGACGTAGGCGCCGTCGCCACGGAAGACCTCGGCGTTCTGCGGCGGCACCACGGCGGTGCTCTGCCCGGTGTTCGGGACGTCGAGCACCAACTTGCCGATGTGTCCGGCCGCGCCCATCACGCGGATCGCGGTCGCACCCTCGGCCAGCGGGTAGTGCGTAGTCTTCGGCAGCGGCAGCACTTCGTCAGCGATCTGCTGATAGATCGTCTCCAGCAGGCGTCGCATGGTGTCCGGGTTGGTCAGCGTCAACAGCGCCAGGTCGACGGCATAGAACGCCAGGTTGCGCCGGAACGGGAACAGACCCATCTTGCTGTCGCCGTAGATGTCGCGCTTGCCGATCTCGACGAAGCGGCCACCGAAGGACAGCAGTTCCAGACCCGCACGCTGCGCGGCGCCCGGCAACGAGTTCAGCACGATATCGACACCATAGCCAGCCGTATCCGTACGGATCTCGTCGGCGAACGCGCTGCTGCGGGAGTCGTAGACGTGCTCGATCCCCCAGTCGCGCAATAGCTTGCGCCGCTCGGGGCAACCCGCGGTGGCGAAGATCTCCGCACCCGCCGCCTTGGCGATCGCAACCGCGGCCTGGCCGACACCGCCGGTCGCGGAGTGGATCAGCACCTTGTCGCGAGCCCCGATGCGAGCCAGGTCGTGCAGGCCGTACCAGGCGGTGGCGTGCGCGCTGGGCACCGCGGCCGCCCGGTGCTCGGGGACACCCGCGGGCAGTTTGACTGCCAGGTTGGCGTCGCAGGTGAGGAACGTCGCCCAGGCGCCGTTGGCCGAGATGCCCGCCACCCGGTCGCCGACCCGGTGTTCGGTGACACCCGGTCCGACACCGGTGACCACACCGGCGAAGTCGGCGCCCAGCTTCGGCAGCCGGCCTTCGAAGCTCGGGTAGCGGCCGTAGGCGACGAGCACGTCGGCGAAGTTGAGGTTCGACGCCGTCACCGAGACCTCGATCTCACCCGGCCCCGGCGGCACCCGGTCGAACGCGGTCAGTTCCAGCGACTGCAGGTCTCCCGGGGTGCGGATCTGCAGCCGCACGCCGTCGGTTTCGTGGTCGACCACGGTGGTGCGGCGCTCCTCCGGCCGCAGTGGGCTCAGAGCCAGTCGCGCGACGTAGAACTCGCCACCGCGCCAGGCGGTTTCGTCTTCCTCCGAACCGGACAGCAGCTGTGCGGCGACAGCCGCGGCATCGGTGGCGGCATCGAGGTCGACCTGGGTCGGCCGCAGCGCCGGGTGCTCCATGGCGAGCACGCGCATGAGACCGCGCAGGCCGGCCTGCTCGAGGTTGGGGACGTCGTCGGCGAGCACGGTCTGCGCATTACGGGTCAGTACGAACAGCCGCGGCGGCGCGCCGGGGATCTCCGGCAGTTCGCGCGCGATGCGGACCAGATGGCGGACGTGGTCGGCGCCCAGCGCCGGTGCGTCGTCCCCCGAAGCGGCGTCTGTGAGCGAGGGAGCGGTCACCACGGCCACACCGCTGTGGTGGTCGGCGATGAGCTGGTCGCGCACCTGTGTGGCGATCCCGGCATGGTCGGCGTGCTCGCTGTCGACCGGCCACACCGTCGTGGTCACCTTGGCGTCGGACACGCTGAGGGCGGCGGCGAACCGGGCCGCCTCCGGCTGCGCATCGGTCGACGTGGCGATGAGCAGCCAGCGTCCGGACTCGACATGGTCGGCCTCCGGCCGGTCCTGGGCACGCCAGTCGATGGTCAGCAGCCGATCGTTGAGCAGCCGCTCGCGGTGTCCGCCCGCGGTGGCGCCGCTGCCGAGGCGAAGACCCTCCACGGTGAGCAGCACCGCACCATCCTCGTCGAGCACCTCGATGTCGGCCTCGACGGCGGCGGCGCTCACGTTGGTGACCGCGACATAGCAGTAGTGCGCGTTGCGCGTGGAAGCGTGCGCACTGAGCCGGCGCACGCCGAGCGGCAGCATCAGCGTCCCAGTGACGTCGGCCTGCAGGGCGGAGTGTGCGCCGACGGCCTGAAAGCAGGCGTCGAGCAGCGCGGGATGGATGCCGTATGCGCCCTGCTGTGAACGGATTGTGCCGGGCAGTGCCACCTCGGCGAGGACGGTGTTGCCGCCGTCGTCGCGGGTGTGGGCGGCAACCAGACCAGAGAAGGCCTGCCCGTAGGAGATGCCGCGTTCGGCGAACCACGCGTGCAGGTCGTCGCCTTCGCGCCGGTCGGGATGTGCGGTCAGCAGTGCGTCGACGTCGTAGGCGGCCGGGGTCTGGGCGGCGTCCTCACCGCGCAGGACGGCGGTGGCCCGCCGCACCTCCGCACCCTCGTCGTAGGTCGCCGCCACGAAGTCGGCCACACCGGGACATTTCACGGTGGCGACCGAGGAGACCGGTGTCTGCTCCTCAAGCAGCAGCATTGCCTCGAAGGTGATGTCTCGGACCTCGGCGGAGTCACCGAAGACGGTGCGTGAGGCGGCGAGCGCCATCTCGCAGTACGCCGCACCGGGCAGCGCCGCGACGTTGTGGACCTTGTGGTCGCCCAGCCATGGCTGGGTCGTGGTGCCCACGTCGACCTGCCATACGTGGCGTTCCGGCTGCTCCGGGAGCCGCACGTGCGCGCCGAGCAGCGGGTGCACCGCCACTGTCGAGCCGCCCTGCGCCTGTTCCTGGCTGTCGCGGCTCAGCATCAGGTGGATGTGGGTCCAGGTGGGCAGCGGTGCGTCGACCAGACGCCCGTCGGGGTAGATCACCGAGAAGTCCACTGCCCCACCGGCGTTGTGGACGTCGGCGACGAAGCCCAGCAGACCGTCGGGCGGCTCCTGCTCACGACGCATCGCGGCCAGTGCGGCGAGGCTCATGTCGAGGCTGCGGCCGGTCTGGTCGACAGCGTGGGTCAGCAGTGGGTGCGGGGCGAGTTCGCCGAACACCCGGAACCCGTCCTCGAGCGCCGCCTGCACGGCCGCGGAGAACCGCACCGCGTGCCGCAGGTTGTCCACCCAGTAGTAGGCGTCGAACTCGGCCGGATCACGCGGATCGTAAAGCGTGGCCGAGTA contains:
- the pks2 gene encoding sulfolipid-1 biosynthesis phthioceranic/hydroxyphthioceranic acid synthase codes for the protein MVDAPVTPIAIIGMACRLPGGIDSPERLWEALLRGDDFVAEVPLDRWDAEEFYDPEPGVPGRSVSKWGAFLDDVAGFDAEFFGISEREATAIDPQHRLLLETAWEAVEHAGMDPGTLNESLTGVFIGMTHGDYQLVAADANAIEGPYGFTGNNYSLASGRISYAMGLHGPAYTVDSACSSSLLAVHMACRSLHDGESDMALAGGVSIMLEPRKMSSGSAQGMLSPTGHCHAFDVDADGFVSGEASVILMFKRLADAERDGDRILAVVKGSAANQDGHTVNIATPSRDAQVSVYRAALAAAGMDPATVGMVEAHGTGTPVGDPIEYAGLAQVYGVDAPCALGAVKTNFGHGQSASGAVGMMKAILSLQHATVPQNLHYTRMPDEMARISTKLFIPREITPWPLGNQQPRRAAVSSYGLSGTNVHTVLQQAPEAPARAVEPTDKAMLFPLSATSAEELRRTAARLADWVDAQSGGDLRDLAYTLARRRGHRPMRTTVSAGTREELIKALREIADGQTPYQPAVANGERGPVWVFSGQGSQWAGMGKGLLATESVFAAAVAELEPLIARESGFSVTEAMSAPEKVTGIDRVQPTVFAVQVALAATMKSYGVTPGAVIGHSMGESAAAVVAGGLSLEDGAKVICRRSRLMARIAGSGAMASVELPAQQVLSELAARGISDVVLSVVASPQSTVVGGAKDAIGELVAEWDARGVMAREVAVDVASHSPQVDPILDELIEALEDIEPMEPEIPYYSATLYDPRDPAEFDAYYWVDNLRHAVRFSAAVQAALEDGFRVFGELAPHPLLTHAVDQTGRSLDMSLAALAAMRREQEPPDGLLGFVADVHNAGGAVDFSVIYPDGRLVDAPLPTWTHIHLMLSRDSQEQAQGGSTVAVHPLLGAHVRLPEQPERHVWQVDVGTTTQPWLGDHKVHNVAALPGAAYCEMALAASRTVFGDSAEVRDITFEAMLLLEEQTPVSSVATVKCPGVADFVAATYDEGAEVRRATAVLRGEDAAQTPAAYDVDALLTAHPDRREGDDLHAWFAERGISYGQAFSGLVAAHTRDDGGNTVLAEVALPGTIRSQQGAYGIHPALLDACFQAVGAHSALQADVTGTLMLPLGVRRLSAHASTRNAHYCYVAVTNVSAAAVEADIEVLDEDGAVLLTVEGLRLGSGATAGGHRERLLNDRLLTIDWRAQDRPEADHVESGRWLLIATSTDAQPEAARFAAALSVSDAKVTTTVWPVDSEHADHAGIATQVRDQLIADHHSGVAVVTAPSLTDAASGDDAPALGADHVRHLVRIARELPEIPGAPPRLFVLTRNAQTVLADDVPNLEQAGLRGLMRVLAMEHPALRPTQVDLDAATDAAAVAAQLLSGSEEDETAWRGGEFYVARLALSPLRPEERRTTVVDHETDGVRLQIRTPGDLQSLELTAFDRVPPGPGEIEVSVTASNLNFADVLVAYGRYPSFEGRLPKLGADFAGVVTGVGPGVTEHRVGDRVAGISANGAWATFLTCDANLAVKLPAGVPEHRAAAVPSAHATAWYGLHDLARIGARDKVLIHSATGGVGQAAVAIAKAAGAEIFATAGCPERRKLLRDWGIEHVYDSRSSAFADEIRTDTAGYGVDIVLNSLPGAAQRAGLELLSFGGRFVEIGKRDIYGDSKMGLFPFRRNLAFYAVDLALLTLTNPDTMRRLLETIYQQIADEVLPLPKTTHYPLAEGATAIRVMGAAGHIGKLVLDVPNTGQSTAVVPPQNAEVFRGDGAYVVTGGMGGLGLFLAERMAAGGCGRIVLNGRSAPSARAAGVIDRIRARGTEVEVTLGDIADPATAQRAVAAATATGLPVRGVLHAAAVVEDATLPNITDELLHRDWAPKVYGAWNLHTALRDSGQGHLLDWFCSFSSAAAMVGSPGQGAYAAANSWLDAFTHWRRTQGLPASSIAWGAWAEIGKGQGMAEDTALAILPDDGADAFDALLRYDRGYCGYAPVAGARWLTAFAQTSKFAEAFSSIGQGNAGTSAFLTELFELPQEQWPGRLRKLVADQIGLILRRSVDADRPLSEYGLDSLGTLEVRTRIENETGIRIGSTDITTVRALAQRLADTLAGESATSSSS